Below is a genomic region from Corallococcus macrosporus.
CGCACGGTGAGCCCGTGCTCGCGCACGAACGCCGTCACGGTGTCGATGGCGTCCTGCCGCGCCGCGGGGTCGCGCACCACGCCGCCCTTGCCCACCCGGTCCGGCCCGACCTCGAATTGAGGCTTCACCAGGGCGATGAGCAGGCCGCCCGGTGAGAGGAACGGCAGCACCGACGGCAGCACCTGGGTGAGCGAGATGAAGCTCACGTCGATGACGACCACGCCCACCTTCTCCGGCAGGTCCTCGTCCGTGAGGTAGCGCGCGTTGACCCGCTCCCGCGAGCGGACGCGCGGGTCCACGCGCAGCTTCTCGTGGAGCTGGCCGTAGCCCACGTCGATGGCGTGCACGCGCACGGCGCCGTGCTGGAGCAGGCAGTCGGTGAAGCCGCCGGTGCTGGCGCCGATGTCCGCGCCCACGCGGCCCGTCACGTCCAGGCCGAAGCGGTCCATGGCCGCCTTGAGCTTGAGGCCGCCGCGCGACACGTACGGGAGCACCTCGCCCTTGAGGCGCAGCTCAGCCTCCACGGGGACCAGGGACCCGGGCTTGTCCACGCGCTGATCCGCGACCACGACCTGGCCGGCGAGGATGAGCGCCTGGGCCTTGGTGCGCGACTCGGCGAGCCCGCGCTCCACGACCAGCACGTCCAGCCGTTCCTTCTTCGGCTTCACCGGCGTTCCTCTCCGAGCAGCGCACGGCCCGTCTTCCGCAGGCCCGCCGCGTCCAGTCCCAGCTCCGTGCGCTGCACCCGCGCATCCCCGTGCGGCAGGAACACGTCCGGCATGCCCAGCAGCTTCACCCGGGGCGCGATGCCGGCCGCCGCGTACAGCTCCAGCACCGCGCTGCCCAGGCCGCCCCGGACCGTGCCCTCCTCCGCCACCACCACGTGCCCGCCCGCCGCGGCCTCCAGGAGCGCTGCCTCGTCCAGCGGCCACGCCCGGCGCGCGTCCAGCACGCTCCAGTCCGGCTCGCCACGGGCCGCCTCCAGCGCGGACAGGCCCAACGGCCCCAGCGTCACCAGCGTCAGCCGTGAGCCGGGAACGCGCTTGAGCCAGCGGGCTCCCGTGGAGGGACCCGCGACTTCGGGCTCCGCGTGCGCCAGCTCCGGCGGGAGGTCCGGCAGCGTGCCTCGAGGGAAGCGCAGCACGGACGGCCCGGAGGCCTGGAGCGCGGCGGTGAGCATGGGCGCCAGGTCCTCGCCCACCATCGGGGCCCACTGCGTGAGGCCCGGCAGCGGCCGGAGGAAGGACACGTCGTAGGCGCCCTGGTGCGTAGCTCCGTCCGCGCCCACGAGCCCCGCCCGGTCCACCGCGAAGACCACGGGCAGGCCCGGCAGGCACACGTCGTGGACCACCTGGTCGTACGCGCGCTGGAGGAACGTGGAGTAGATGACGCACACCGGCTTCGCTCCCGCCGCGGCCAGCCCCGCGCAGAAGGTCACGGCGTGCTGCTCCGCGATGCCCACGTCGTGCACGCGGTCCGGGAACCTCGCCTTCAAGCCAGTGAGCGCGCTGCCCTCCAGCATGGCGGGCGTCACGGCGACCACGCGCGGGTCGCGCTCCAGCGCCTCACCCAGCACCTGGGCGAAGGCCTCGCTGAACGTGGGCCGGCCCCCGCGCGAGCGCACCAGCTTGCCGTCGCGCCACTCGTACGGCCCCATCGCGTGGCCGCGCGTCTGTTCGTCGGCCTCCGCGGGGGGAAAGCCGCGCCCCTTCTTCGTCAGCGCGTGCACCACCACCGGGCGCGAGGACGCCTTCGCCTCGCGCAGCGCCCGGGTGAGCGCGCCCAGGTCGTGCCCGTCCACCGGGCCCAGGTAGGTGAAGCCCAGCGACTCGAAGAAGGCGCGGGCGTTGCGCGTGCGCAGGAGCGCGGGGATGGCGCCCACGTTCGCGCTGATGGACATCTGGTTGTCGTTGAGCACCACCACGAGCGGCAACGGGCTGCCCCCCGCGTTGTTGAGCCCCTCGAAGCTCAGGCCGCCCGTGAGCGCGCCGTCACCCACGACGGCAATCACGTGGCCCGGGTGGCCCAGCTGCCGCCGTCCGGACAGCAGGCCCAGCGCGGCGGAGATGGCCGTGCACGCATGCCCCGCCGCCAGCGCGTCGTGGTGGCTCTCGCGCGGGTCGAGGAACGGCGCGATGCCGCCCGCCTGCCGCAGCGTGTGCATGCGCTCGCGCCGGCCGGTGAGCAGCTTGTGCGCGTACGCCTGGTGCCCCACGTCGAAGAGGAGCGCGTCCTGCGGCGTGTGGAAGACGCGGTGGAGGGCCACCACCAGCTCCACCGCGCCCAGCGACGCGCCCAGGTGGCCGCCCACGCGTCCGCACGTGGTGATGATGGCCTCGCGCAGCGCCTCACACAGGCCGGGCAGCGCGTCCTCGGGGAGCGCGCGCACATCCGCGGGAGACGCCACACCGGACAGCACGTCCGCCATCAGGACTTCCGCTCCACCGAGTAGCGCGCCAGCGCCGCCAGCGGCCCGTCCGGGCCCTCCAGCGGGCGCACCGCCGCCTCCGCCCGGGCCACCAGCTCCCCGGCCATGCGGCGCGACTCGTCCAGCCCCACCACCGCCGGGAACGTGAAGCGCCCGGCCTCCGCGTCCGCGCCCACCGGCTTGCCCATGGCCTCCGCGCTCGACGTCACGTCCAGCACGTCGTCGGCGATCTGGAAGGCCAGGCCCACCGCCTCGCCGTACGTCACCGCGCTCGCGAGCGCCGCCGCGTCTCCACCCGCCGCCAGGACGCCCATGCGGCACGCCGCGAGGATGAGCGCGCCCGTCTTCAGCCGGTGCAGCTTGAGGAGGTAGTCCAGCGTCGCGGCCCGGTCCGCCGCGATGTCCAGCACCTGCCCGCCCACCATCCCCGCCGCGCCCGCCGCACGCGCCAGCTCCGCGCACAGCGTGCCGCGCACCGGCTCCGGCCCGGAGGCGAGCAGCGTGAAGGCCTCCGTGAGCAGCGCGTCTCCGGACAGCAGCGCCACCGCCTCGCCGTAGACCTTGTGGTTCGTGGGCCGGCCCCGGCGCAGGTCGTCGTTGTCCAGGCTGGGCAGGTCGTCATGCACCAGCGAGTACGTGTGCACGTACTCCAGCGCGCACGCGGCATCCCGCACGAGCGCGGTGTCGGTGCTCGACTTCGCCACCGCGTCCGCGAAGGCCAGGCACAGCACCGGGCGCAGGCGCTTGCCGCCCGCGAGCAGCGAGTAGCGCATGGACTCCGCCAGCTTC
It encodes:
- a CDS encoding 1-deoxy-D-xylulose-5-phosphate synthase, with amino-acid sequence MADVLSGVASPADVRALPEDALPGLCEALREAIITTCGRVGGHLGASLGAVELVVALHRVFHTPQDALLFDVGHQAYAHKLLTGRRERMHTLRQAGGIAPFLDPRESHHDALAAGHACTAISAALGLLSGRRQLGHPGHVIAVVGDGALTGGLSFEGLNNAGGSPLPLVVVLNDNQMSISANVGAIPALLRTRNARAFFESLGFTYLGPVDGHDLGALTRALREAKASSRPVVVHALTKKGRGFPPAEADEQTRGHAMGPYEWRDGKLVRSRGGRPTFSEAFAQVLGEALERDPRVVAVTPAMLEGSALTGLKARFPDRVHDVGIAEQHAVTFCAGLAAAGAKPVCVIYSTFLQRAYDQVVHDVCLPGLPVVFAVDRAGLVGADGATHQGAYDVSFLRPLPGLTQWAPMVGEDLAPMLTAALQASGPSVLRFPRGTLPDLPPELAHAEPEVAGPSTGARWLKRVPGSRLTLVTLGPLGLSALEAARGEPDWSVLDARRAWPLDEAALLEAAAGGHVVVAEEGTVRGGLGSAVLELYAAAGIAPRVKLLGMPDVFLPHGDARVQRTELGLDAAGLRKTGRALLGEERR
- a CDS encoding TlyA family rRNA (cytidine-2'-O)-methyltransferase, giving the protein MKPKKERLDVLVVERGLAESRTKAQALILAGQVVVADQRVDKPGSLVPVEAELRLKGEVLPYVSRGGLKLKAAMDRFGLDVTGRVGADIGASTGGFTDCLLQHGAVRVHAIDVGYGQLHEKLRVDPRVRSRERVNARYLTDEDLPEKVGVVVIDVSFISLTQVLPSVLPFLSPGGLLIALVKPQFEVGPDRVGKGGVVRDPAARQDAIDTVTAFVREHGLTVRGVMDSPVPGPAGNVEALLVADRP
- a CDS encoding polyprenyl synthetase family protein, with product MAAFNLDPFMRTQQERVETLLRQSADRWGPAGTPPKLAESMRYSLLAGGKRLRPVLCLAFADAVAKSSTDTALVRDAACALEYVHTYSLVHDDLPSLDNDDLRRGRPTNHKVYGEAVALLSGDALLTEAFTLLASGPEPVRGTLCAELARAAGAAGMVGGQVLDIAADRAATLDYLLKLHRLKTGALILAACRMGVLAAGGDAAALASAVTYGEAVGLAFQIADDVLDVTSSAEAMGKPVGADAEAGRFTFPAVVGLDESRRMAGELVARAEAAVRPLEGPDGPLAALARYSVERKS